The Verrucomicrobiales bacterium genome includes the window CCCGCGCTTCTGTGCGGCAACACGGTGGTGCTTAAGCCGGCTTCGCAAGCCCCGGCCATGGCCTGCGAACTCGCCAAGGTCCTGGCCGAGGCCGGCCTGCCTAAAGGCGTGTTCAATGTGGTCGTCGGGGATGGACGGTCCGTGGGAGGCGAACTCGCTACCAACCCCTCCATTTCGGCTCTGTCGTTCACCGGATCCCATGGTGTGGGTCAGGTGATCTACCAGCAACTGGCCCAGCGCATGACGCGCGCCCAGATGGAGATGGGCGGCAAAAATCCAACGCTCGTGCTGGCCGATGCCGATTTGGATCTGGCCGCCACGCTGGTGATTCGCGCGGGCTTCGGCCTCACGGGCCAAGCCTGCACCGCCACCAGCCGGGTCATCGTGGAGCGCTCGGTCCTGGCCCCTTTCACCGAGAAATTACTGGCCAAGACCAAGGCCCTGAAGGTGGGGCCGGGATTGCAGCCAGGCGTGGAGATGGGCCCGGCGGTCAACTCGCAGGAACTGGAAGGTAACTTCCAGCACATTCAAAGCGCCCAGGCCGAGGGAGCCAAGCTGCTCTGGGGCGGACAGCGCCTGACCGAGGGAGACCTGCAGCACGGCCTGTTTATGCAGCCTACGGTGCTCGGCGACGTGACCCCCAGCATGAGGATCGCACGCGAGGAAGTCTTCGGTCCCGTGGTGGCCATCCTGGCCGTCGACCACTTTGAGGAAGCCATCTCCGTCGCCAACAGCGTCGATGTCGGCCTGAGCGCCAGTCTCGTCACCCGCGATCTCAAGAAGGCGATGCTCTACTCCGAACGCATCCAAGCCGGGGTGGTCAAGATCAACCAGATCAGCACCGGCCTCGCCTTACAGGCCCCGTTCGGCGGTGTGAAGCAGTCGAGCACCGACAGCTTCAAGGAGCAGGGATCCGGCGCGGTGGAATTTTACTCCCGGCTCAAGACCATCTACCTCGACTACTCCGCTTAAACCGAGCGATT containing:
- a CDS encoding aldehyde dehydrogenase family protein; amino-acid sequence: MRTYQNWIGGEPASNSAGSTFETRNPADLREVVAVYPQGRAEDARQAISAAQAAFPAWSGVTSVARGRVLSKASQLLEARKSELAELLTREEGKTLAEATGEVQRTADIFRFFGGLSYTLGGQTIPHDLPGNLLYTRREPLGVVGLITPWNFPIAIPAWKLAPALLCGNTVVLKPASQAPAMACELAKVLAEAGLPKGVFNVVVGDGRSVGGELATNPSISALSFTGSHGVGQVIYQQLAQRMTRAQMEMGGKNPTLVLADADLDLAATLVIRAGFGLTGQACTATSRVIVERSVLAPFTEKLLAKTKALKVGPGLQPGVEMGPAVNSQELEGNFQHIQSAQAEGAKLLWGGQRLTEGDLQHGLFMQPTVLGDVTPSMRIAREEVFGPVVAILAVDHFEEAISVANSVDVGLSASLVTRDLKKAMLYSERIQAGVVKINQISTGLALQAPFGGVKQSSTDSFKEQGSGAVEFYSRLKTIYLDYSA